The Rhodamnia argentea isolate NSW1041297 chromosome 7, ASM2092103v1, whole genome shotgun sequence genome contains the following window.
ATGATCATTAAGCACCGATACAACAGCTGGCTAGGCACTAACATGGCACTATGGTGGGTTTGATTCTAGAAACACCAgctagaagaaaagagagagaaaggtaaGATCAGCGTCCATCACTGCTACAACAACTAGCGACTAACAGGATCCACTGGGATTTAATAGCTGGAACCAATTTTCACAGAATTCAGCTCTGAGACTATTTACCATCAATATGAAAGTGTGGGGTGGGATCCACCACTTAACAACCAAATCCACTAAGGTTCGAGTTGCCCCTGTCCATTACATGACAATCCTAGCAAATCTGGCGGCAGCTAGAtctaaaatgaaattaaatgtgatttgtTTAGTTCTATATTGAACTATATTAGATGTGCATAGTTAGTATCATATCATTGCCAAGTCATCATGTCACCCAAATAGGATGCATACCAACAGTACTAGCCGTCAGTGTAAAAATGAAGGTTTCACCATTTGGATTACAATTACACAAGAAGAAAGCATCCGTTTGATTAGAAAATCCTCCTTCCAAATATCAACCAAATCAATGACAAGAAACCCTTTTGTTCACTTGGCGATGTCATCAACTGCTTATATCTGATAGTCTCCTCATTGAGTGACCAGGTGGtaatattaagaaattgaaTCTATCCTCGCAGAAGAGTACCAATCAACAGCATAGACTGTAGTTAGTTTCAAACTCAAACACAACTGGAAAATCACAGTTTGGAAGTAACCGAGAAGACCTCTGTCCACATTATCTCATAGGAGCAATAACATGGAAAACACAAGCAGCAAAGGAATACACATAATACTCTGTTTCCAAGGAAGACAACACTTTCCAATTAACACCCGAAAGAACTCTTTGAACCTTTTTTCTCCACATCGCAATGTACCAGTGGATAGCTCACATCTGTTGACATTGTTAAGCATGTCAGACATTCCGgtctttttcatgacattattCTCAGCCTGCACATGTCAGACATTCCAgtctttttcatgacattataTTCAGCCTGCGCATTTGGGACATATTTCCTTAACCATGCCTCTAAAACCTGCTCCTCTTGTCGGCAGAGCAAAATTAATTCCTCATACTAAATAGAATCGAATTATGTTTTTCCCTATCCAGAAGCCTAAAGGCTCATGCCGTTCATGGAAAGGGCAAAATCAGCATTCATCTTCAGAAGAAACAGCCACGTTATTCCTGCCAATGCCTCCTTCCAGTGCgataaaaagattgaaattaaGAAGATATAATCGGGACATGATATTCTCTCAACAATTTTGGTACATTAAAGCATTAACTCATAGCTACTAAGCTTGAACCGACAATCACTTCAAGGACACTCTTCAGATCAGAAATCAGGACCCTCTTCAAATCAGAAATCAGATACTTACTTCTCATTGAGGTTTGAATCACCGAAAGGATTTGAAGCATTGGAATAACCAGCGACTGACTGTGACTTCAACTTCTTCGCAACGTGCATCGCCTGATAATTACAGCATGAAAAGGCTATCATCGATTCCATAGAGAAACAGCGAAAACCAAATCGACAAAAAGACCAATCCTGCACGCAACGCGCATACCTTCTTCTGAGCCCTCTTCGCTTTGTACGCCTCAATTTCTTCGTCTGTAATAACCCTCGAGCTGCGCTTCCGGTCGCTTCCGCTGCTGCCATCCGAGTCGTCAGAATAACGAGTAGAGCTCCTGCGTtggctccggctccggctccggctccggcgACTGCTTCTGCTGCTGCGGCTGCTCCTCTCTCGGCGCTTGCTGGAGCTCCGCGATGGCGACGAGTCACGGCTTTCGGATTCTGAGTACGACGCGGACTCCGATACCGAATCGTccgatcttcctcttcctccactTCGATTCCGCTTCCTCTGTGAAGAAGACGATGCTTCTTTCTTGCTTCTGTCCGACCCCATCGCCCCTTCCCGCGAGCAGTCGCCAACTATTTTCTAGGGGTTCAGTCGCCAACAGAAAATGATAGGCGTCGGATACAGGTTGCGCGTGATAACACTTTTGGAGGGGTGAATTTGTgctccaaaattacttttaaagCATAAATTCTTTTAAAGCATAAATTCAATTAGCAACGTCACTTTTaaagtagaaattcattttataaaaatttatttttgaaagaaattttcacttctgaagtaaattttcacttctgaagttattttctttttccaatttgagtAGTTAAAAAAAACAGCTTCTCTAACTTAAGAATTATTtattatctctctctttttattacgCCCCCATCCATTTTTTGATCATATCCACATCCTCCAATCTCTGCGGCCGTGGACTGTCATCGGCCGCCGCCCATAACCCCAACCACCAACCATCGCCTACCCTTGCCCACGACAAACCTCCGCCAACCGCCACCTACCGACCATCCTCGATAGCCAACACCGCTGACCTTCGGCagccgccgcccatcgccacccgcgatcgccgaccaccgcccaccgccaaccTTCGCTAGCTGTGATGACCGCCAACCACCGATCTTCACCGACCATGACCGCCACCGaccgccgccgatcgccgccaaccgccgccgtcgaATCACCATCTCTGGCAAcgggagtaaaaaataaataataaatttttatttttaaaaattaaataataatttaataataaaaattatttttaaagaaatttaaaaagttcaaaaataaagtgaaaattTTTCGACCGCCGATAATACTTTTTCAtataatattttgtgttaataatatttcataagTAGAAGTTGTTAAtggttaccaaacgaatttttctgatcaaaaataatttcaaaagtagaagtagaaaaatcaacttttgcttttaaagagaagtagaaaaatcaacttctgacaaGAAGTTGATTTCCGAAACATAAGTGTTACTATGCGCGCCCATACATATGGAAGAGAATGGAAATTCACATAGGGGGTTGAAGCCGTTTCCTGGAATAAGTTTAAACCGAACCTTTCTGGTTAATACTAACAAAATCTCCAAACTAAAAGACGTGACAACTTaatgatatatttgtgataaatttattctaaattaatgttataaaaaaattgaattagtacatctataataaatttattcaaaactaattttttaatcactaAGGATCCAAAACCGATAatcatgtgataaatttatcattcattaGTCTTTGTTAAAGTTTAGGGCCAAAAtctattccaagttcaatttgaaagCAGAATTCGCGCAGCTAGGATTTTACATCCCAAACCAGCATTTTCAATGGACTGTTGTCCCATTTAGACTCAAAACAACCCATTCTCTCTTCCAGAAAGCAATGTGCAGAATTTTCCAGCCTGTTCTACCACATGCCCAAGCCTATATTGACGATATCCTCCTCTACTCTGCTAATGAGGAATCCCACTACAAACTCCTGTCCCAATTTGCTGATATCATAAAAAGATATGGCATCATGCTTTTCTAGAAGAAAATGCTTGTAGCACGTAAGGAGATTGAATTTCTTGGTATGTATCTTAAGAAAGGAACTTACTACCCCGGAGTAATCTTCTTGTTCTCTGAATAGGCTACCTCATAGAGGTAATCTATCTTTGAAGCAGTTGATTTACGTAGTTCATGTGAAGGAGCTAATGAAATGGGGTGATTcatgatgaattgggagagttACATCCGTAAGAGGTTCCATgagaatgaaattttctttccttacaGGTCCAAAACTAAGAATCCTAATCTTAACTTGGAATTTGACGAtaccggctctgataccaaaaaggaagcaaagaaaagCCTAAATCAAGAAGTAGGTGTGCTAATCCCATATCAAGCCGTTGGCATCAAGCCGTTGGCGATTTCGAGGGGTCCGCCCATTAACGTTTAGATTTATTCTTGAAACTCAACCCTCAAGACACTAGATATTTCTAATCCACGGGTTCTATTAAGTGCAAGTGGATAGCATACTGAACCAAATCGTACATGATCCGGAAGATTTCCCAAAGCACGGGGAATTCCCCTTGATGATGAAGACGTCGAATCAGTCTTCTCTATTGAAGATGAACCCTCATCCGAAATCATTTGTGCCATAAAAGTATATTTATCTAATTTCGATGACTTTCCAGGAGAAATCTTTGCCTTCTTCCCGGATCCCGTTGTAGATTCTTTTCACATCCAATCCCTTGTGTTCCACTCTCCCTACATTCCAATACAAATATTGTTTCCTAAACAAAATAAGCCCTtccaagttatagcactcataGATATTGGAGCTGCTGCTTCCCTGATAGACATCGAAGTACTTCCGGAAGAATTTTGGACACCTCATACTGGTAATACTTTTGCTACCAAAGTGCGCACCAAGTCATTAACCCTTAAGATCTTTCCCCAATATTCAATCACCCCAAAAATCCTTAGATGTCACTCCCATGATAAAGATCTTATCGTCGATTGGGATATTTTAGGCTATATCCCGCAACTTAAAATTCTTCCTAATGGTATGCAATACAAAGATCATTTCAAAGAATTTGTTGACATCCAAAGGCTTTTTTAATCATCCAATCCGAAATTCTTGACCCTATCACTCAAACCATCCTTTCTTGTTGTGCTGAAACTCATTCCCAGTTTTCTCAAATTTGTTCTCATCCTCTCTAGAAGAATTTagatttctttgtttgtttgctATTTAAAAAGAATGAGGATATCAATCCCATAAAAGCCAGTCATTCCGGGATGAATCCCGATCATCTTGCTCTCGCCCAAAAAGAGTGTTCAGAATTGCTTTCTCAAGGTCTCATTGAACCTTTAGATTCTCAATAGGCTTGCGAAGTTTTTTATGTCAACAAAGAGTAAAACAAAACCGTAGGGAAGGAACTTACTGCCTCGGACCTCACATTGTAGAAGACCTACAAAAGTTCTAAAACAAAGATTTAACTATCAATCAAGTGCAATCATTTCTTGGCATTGTCAATTATCTATGGGATTTTGTTCCGAAAATTTCTAAGGTGCTCCATCCACTTCAAAGGATGTTAAAGAAAAATTCACCACCATGGGGATCAAAGCAAATAAGGGCAGTCACTCATCTAAAAGAGGTATTACAAAATCTCCCTCCCTTACAGATTCCATATACGGGGAAAAGAGTTTTGCAGATAGACACCAGTGACAAATACTAGGCAGCCATACTTCTTGAAGAAGTTGGTGGTAAGCGTTGAATTTGCACTTATAAAAGTGGATGGTTCACCTAGGTAGAAATGCATTATCATTCCACCTTTAAGGAAATCTTGGCAATCAAATATGGCATAAAGAAATTCGAATTTCACCCCATAgggcaccattttttttttttgttaaaatggacatgtcctctttCCTCCGGATGCTCAAATTTAGGCAAAAGCAGATTCCCCATCCACAACTTTTGAGATTGGCGGAATGGTTTtggaaatattattttgataccAAACATATTTCGGGAAAGAAGAATGTGCTTGAAGATTTCCTCTCTAGGCCAAAATAGCCAATCTCTTCAATAAACATGTATGGGCAAAAATAATTCACGGGTACATTTAATGCGGTTAATATGAGAGAACACCGGTGACCTTCATACCAGTATCCTCCTCATGCTCCGGATTTAATCAAGCAGAACCAGTTCACTCCTAGCCTCATAGAAAGATTTTGGCATTATCATTATctcatctttaaagattatggtggattaATGCTAAAATCACATGATCTTAATTATGACTACCCATTCATCCATCCACTTTAGTGGTCTCCAGATCTTGATTTCCCGGAAGGCCTCAAATGGATGTTATGGTACATGTTTAATATCTACCATGTTGCTATTGAGTTCCCCACATACAAGATTGTAAGGGCTTTGTCTAAGGCTTTCATGGGAGACTAAGTTTTGGCTTGAAATATCAGTGTGAAATTGTGATACCATGAGTTTCTAAGTTAGATAATACATGACCCTTGACAAATGTACCAGATTGATGTTTTCACTCTCCGTTTGTCACTAATatatcgatttgaaatttttcgtggtatcaaCCCAATTTTACTGAAACTAGATGataagtaaatttgtcacatgtgtaccaatttgagatttttagttatcaaaaaattagtttgggataaatttatcacatatatattagtttggaattttttgtggtaaatttcCGAAAAAATCCTCCACTTTATGTTCAATCTCAATTTTGCCTCAATCTTTtgttttgtctcgtaaaaaatctgaaattttcacTCTACTTCCAAATATGTCCACGCGTCCTAAAATCACTATTAGGGGTGATTctaattcccaatttttgaaacccgaaacctaccatttTTCCTTGAAATCTGCTTTGGATcctatccttttttttcaattcggttccaagctctacccgagaacctatttttttgtttctttttatggtttcctctttttttttagcaaaataatatgagtaacaACGAAAcaattcaaagtaaaatttgaATAACAAAATcactatccaccaaaagcaacaattctTAAGAGAAAAGGTGAATGAGTGCTGCCCTCTTGCTGAAGTGCAATTGCTGAAGTTAGATTTTATGCGAAAAACATATTAGGATTTGGTTTTTATAAGTCATGAAGCCGGTTTCAAAACCGGTTCCATAACCGATTCGGTTCCCAGGTGGGTATTCACTCAGCATTGGGAATCGAACCCGCTCCAACCGATTCGAAAAATATGGAACTTGTTCCTGGACCAGTGCTAATGGGAACCTgtttccaaatctatttttaggGTGTCCGATCTGGTTCTCGAGTAGAACCGATCCAGTTGCACACCTCTAATCGCTACTGATTTCAACATACAAGATGAGTGACCCGTAGTGTTGATGAAAATGAAGGTTATGATAATGAACTTTCTACTTGGTTCGATCTAGATAATTATGAGTAAATTAGTGGCGACTTTAGATGTGTTGATGGACTTGGGACTATagcgaaaattgaaatttttttacggAATAAGAAAGAGCCTGGGATATAACTGTGATTGGAcataaaatttgggattttttggggCATTAGGCTGAAATAAAACTAATTTAGCACCAATGGAGGTTGACTTTGTTGACTCCCGTTCGAGACAATTTTTAACCTTTGTGAATTGAAATATTACCGAGTCGGCGTCACCTCTAAGCCAAGCCAAAGCTTCTGCGTATATTTAGTTCACTTTGCCGTCGGGAACGGTTAATGCTGAGCCCTCTCTCCATCTCCACTGTTCCCGTCACCCCCAACTTCACGATAAACCGCTCTCTCCACATTCTTCTCACCTTTCCGGCGCCGATCCCAGCCTAGCTGCGATGGCCGACGCGAACTCCGCCTCTAACAATAGCTCCACCAACGCGACCGACACCAGGCGGTCGTGGGGCGACGAGGTGGAGGACGATGCGGAGGAGCAGAGCGCGGCGCCCGCGGCGGAGCAGAGCTCGGCGCCCGCGGCGGAGCAGAGGGCGGAGCCCACGACATCGGCGGATAAAGCGGTAGCGGAGCTGGATGTCGATTCCTTGGCCATCGACGAAAGCAAGAAGATCAACAAGTTCCTCGACGAACCTGAGGATTCGAACATCAGAGCGGTACTCCATCTATCCGTCGAGAGGGTTTTCTAGGGCTAGAAAATCCAAACTCCTTGTGCTGCCTTATTAGGTTTCCATACGCTCAAATTTTTCCTCCTCACTAGATACGCAAGACCTGACGGATGCCTTTCTTGCTGTTTGGTTGTATGATCAATCTTGACTGTTGCAGGTGACATCTGGTGATACGCCATATACATCAGCAAGTTCTTTTGAGGATTTGAATTTGTCGCCAGAGCTCCTGAAGGGTTTATATGTTGAGATGAAATTCGAGAAGCCCAGTAAAATCCAGGCCATCAGTCTGCCTATGATCCTCACCCCTCCATACAAAAATCTGATTGCTCAGGCACATAATGGTTCCGGCAAGACGACTTGTTTTGTGCTTGGAATGTTGAGCCGAGTTGATCCAAACTTGAAAGCTCCTCAAGCTCTCTGTATCTGTCCCACGAGAGAGCTGGCAATTCAGGTTAGATTGATGGAATTACCACATTTTGTGACTGGCTCTGCATATGCTTGATTTTTTGGTCATGCTGTTGAGAAAACTTAGACAAATGAACTTTTAACAAATTTGACCAATCCGCCATGAGAGagatattgactattttttcaatcatttgaCCGATGTCTCAGACGAGAGGTTTCTTTTCCTGGTTTTATCAGATATATTCAGGTTTCTGGTCAGTGTTCTATAGTGCGTCCTATATTACTAGCATAGCAAATAGAATTTGAGGTTTCAGCCAACTTTCTGATCGCTTTTTGTCAGTTCAATGAAGTTATGTAACTTTTGTATGTACTGACACAAGTCGTGATAAATTCCTGCAGAACATGGAAGTCTTGCAGAAAATGGGAAAGTACACAGGAATATTTGCAGAGGCTGCTGTGCCGATGGATAGCACTTTCTATGTGGCGACTGCCAAAAGGGCACCTGTGACTGCACAAATTGTGATAGGCACCCCTGGAACGATTAAGAAATGGATGTCATTAAAGAAACTCGGTGCAAATTTCATAAAGATTCTTGTATTTGATGAGGCCGATCATATGTTGGCAGAGGTAGTCAGCCTCCAAAACTACCTTGTTGTGTTGTGTtggcttcttttcattttcttgtctCTGGTAGCTATTCTCACTCCCTTGGTAGCTATTCTGCTCATTTCATTTGGAGTCTACTGAACTAGTGGATTTCCAGGGGAGGAATTGTGGATTTTTCCCCTAATGGTTTTGGCCTGCTTTTCTGTCATTCCTTGCTGACAAATGAGCAGAATTTTGTTCTCTTTATCAGCATTAGCTGAGTGGCATaatgttctctctctttcccctctAGTCTCGTTTCTTTTTGGTGCGTCAGCCCAAGGGGTGGTGGTTGTGAAAGCAAGCATTGAGAAACTACTCAGCTAGTCCCACCTCATGGGACATACTAAATCTCAAATAGAATGAAGAGAGGAGAAGGCATGGACAAAATAGGTTGGACAGAATGTGTTCTATTACCAGTGCCACCTCTTCGTTTCTTGTAGGATAGATAATCTTCTTAGGCTAACTTTATATCTCACACATATTTTTGTTCTCTTGCTCAAAGATTACTTTGAGCTTGATCCTGTGGTAATAAGATGATGCCTTGTCTTATACTCTCTCCTAAAGTAATTACGATTGCTGTATTGGAAATCTTTAATTTTCACAATTCAGCATTAGATTCTTATGTCAGATCCATCTCGTCCCCACAAGATTTAGTGGGAATTCTATTCTGTGGAAAATGCCTTTTTTATCCctgtatagttttttttttctggtttgttGGTTTGTGAACCTTTTCTAAGCTACCGTGCTCTTTCAATTTACCATTAGCTCAAAGTTTTATCCATCAGTTGCTAATTAATAAAGTCATGACAATTCTTGTGCTAATATCATCAAATGGTTTCCTATACTTCCCATGTAGTTTTAGCTGTAAACTTCATTGACTTATCatttaattgtcatttttgagTTCCTCTTTTACTGGAGATCAGGATTTATATTTAATCTGTTTGGTTCAATGCAGGATGGGTTTAGGGATGACTCTTTGAGGATAATGAGGGAGATCGAAAGGGCCAATGCCAGCTGCCAGGTATGTTCCTGAGTTTGATTTGTAAAATCATACATAGACTTTATCTAGGGATGGTATTCCTGGTAATTAGTTGCTACTATCACATGAAGGTGAAGTCACACAAACATTTGGACGATCAGTTTGATTTTGAATTACAAGTGTGGAATAATAGTTCCCTAAGTGCTAGTGTTTTTCAAATTGTAGCTAGAAGCATATGAAAACGGACTTGCATCAATGAGGAAAGTCATTTTTCGGCAGTTTCCGTTGTCATTGTCTCTAATGCATGTCTTTTGGGGCAACTGAGACGAAATAGATGGAAGGAAGAGCTGATGCATTATATTGTACAGTATGGTAGAGCTAATTCTCTCAGTGCTCAGTCTCAGACAGACTcgcttattcttttcttttttcattcttgGTTTTTACTCTCTAACATTATGAATCCGTGTGGGCTTTAATTACTCTCACTCTCCACCCCCTGACAAAATCTATTCTTGAAAATTCTTTTCCTGGTGAAGTCTTTTGGTATTAAGAACATGATGAGGCTGTTAATATGTTACACCCTTTCACCTAATGATATGAAATGGAATTACTTTTTGATAATAGAAAAAGGGTGGATGGGTATAATAGTTTTTGTAAGACTAGTGTGGAAGACCTGTTCACTGGTTTGCTTTGTAACGTCTGCTACTAGACTGTGAAATAAATATTGGAACTTAAAAGACCTCTCCAAGTAACTAGGTAAGCAAGAGCTATCACGTCTGTTCCATTAATAATCCCACCATCCCATTTCTGATTATGCAAGCTTCAAACAGATTGGTCCTCTCCTTACACTTGAATTGCTCCCACTTCTTGTCTTCATTTCCTTACGTCGCCGAGCTGTAATGTCAAATTCCTTCACCACTCACTTGATTTTATCCATAGGTGTTGCATCGTTGGCAATTTTACCTTATCAAATGGTAATGGTTTTCTTGACTTTCCATTACATACCTTGCGAAGTATGACTTGTCTACATTCAGGATAAGGTTTTGAGGATTAGGTTGTTCGATATTGGTATAAAGGGCATAGAAACATAATACTTTAGAAGAGATGAAGGATTTTCACAAACTTTTTGAATACCCTTACAAATACAAAGCcattttttccttctgttttttATGATAATCTTATTGTGttatgttcccttttttttttttttttttggttaactAAGTTATAGACAAAGCAAAACAACAGTGAAACGTAGCAATATTTAACCAGAACCGTcacctttttttccttgttctgaTTGATGTTTATTAGTTGTAAAGTTGTGATACCCATATGATTTAGGCTATGAGAGTAGAAGAAAGGAGGGGATAGAGAAAGGTGGGTTGTCATGATACATCATCAAATTAGGAATCTGTTGTAAGAATATGTCTTATAAAGTTatgttttcctctctctctagcaatgTTTGTTTGATGCTGTTTCTTGTGATCATTACTGTCATTACAGTGTCTTGTTTCTGTTAAAGAAATTAACCCCATGAGTTGTCTGAATGAGTTGACATGGGTGCATATTTTAATAAACTATTAGTGTGTGAAATTTAATACATCTGCTTCCTTGTGaatttttccaagcaatttGAAAGTAATAATGATCTTGTTGTTTGTATACAAGAATTGTAAGATTATATCCAAAAAGCTGTCTGAAGTGTAGAAAGGAGTTACTTTGCTTCTTTGGGCATtgtctttttgttatatttggACTAGTAAAAAGAATAACTGAGCCAACAGAGAAACGTAAGTCAGGGCTGAGAAACTATTAAGTTTTATGTTTTCTAATGGAGTGGCGCTTAGCATTTCACTAGGACAGGTGATCCAGAGAAAATTGTTAAGAGGAGTTGCTGCGCTTTTGCATATagcaattttcttctctttttaagaAACCGCAACAACCTGTCCTCTCTCTTTGGTTTTTCAGACACCTGCTAATGTCAGGAAAATATGCTACATTTTGTACTCCAATCCACTCATTTTGAGCTCTTCCTTGTAAAACACGCATTATTTTTTCTCAGTCTTGGTTCTTTGAAGAGtaaattaggggtgtcaaaaagcCCGAAACGGCCCAATCGGAACTGAATATCTTGGGTCTTTTCATTCGGGTCTCTTTCCGGTTCAGGGCATATGTATAGAATCGGGTATCGTAAACTGTTCGGTTCGGCTCGAAACACTTAAAGCACCTACACTCTACCATTTCCAGATCGTGAAGCTCTCTACTCTCACTTCCAAATCCATCTCTCCAAGATGTCAATAAAGCTTGATCTAAGCAGAAGCAAACAACACAACTTGTtgctctttcaaaattttccttccagCTAAATCATACCCTTGCCCTCACAATCCTAATTCTCTCAGAGTAGGTACGAGCTTGACCGCCGTTAAATATGACAAATTGAATCTAGAAAAGACCATGTTCAAAGCAAAGTATATGAAGCTAATTTATCCACGAGAAAACCCCGGCAATTTGAGCAGCATGGCCGGGCTCATCCCGGGGCACTGCGAATAGCAGCAACGGGAGGTGGTGGTGAAATCACCTAACCCTGGGGCCGTTTCTGCTTGAATTGGAACTCCCGCGGAAGCAGGCTCTCCGGTGGAGGAGAGCGGGTGCTGAGCTGCAGGAGAGGCCATGGTGCCAGGGAGGAGCTGGGGAAGAGTAATCGTTTGAGTTGGTGAAGAAGCTGGAGACGAGGGTCATTGGGCTGGGGCTGAAGCATAGGCCAAGGCTGAGTCCCCCTGCGGAGGTGGCGGCGCCGTTGGAGGAGTCAATGGAGGTGTGTGGGGGGAGAGTGATGGTGGGTTGCGACGGAGGCTTCATGGCCGATACCGACGCTGATAATGTTGATGATTGTCGCGGTTTTTCATTGCGGCCATACTTGgcgaaaaaaaatagaaaaggaggaaaatctgtctctctctctcccccccttcCTCCCTCCTCGTTTCTCTcgtgatcttcttcttcttctagagcAGGCAATCGAAGTTTGtctgcttcttcttttgctgccaGAGAAAGACCATCAACTTCAAGGATGGCTAAGTTTTGTTTCGTTTGCTATCCTAATCCTTAGAAAGTACCATGGTGAGCTTGAAATTGTGCTTTTCTTCATAACTGGGCAATTATGCTCAGATGGCATCACCTGATTGTGTCCTCGAGCTGTGGGTCACCtagggggaaaaaataaaaacacctGAATTGACCCTATTTGAATGGCGTTTTCGGTTCACGTCACAGCAAATGCACATCCCTTATGTTTGGCGTCGGGTCTGGTATCATGGAAACCCGAGCCTACCTGTTGACATCCCTAGAGTAAATGTTACTGGCCATTTATGTACATGTTCCTCATTTGATGTATGAATTAATTTGTTTCTTCTATAACGCTTTGATGAGCTCCTCAATGTATTTTATGCATTTCTACTTTGCTAGTCTTGGTTATTTGAAGAGTAAATTCTTCCATCTCCAAGCGATGTCGATTTTTATAAACACTATCTTTCTAGTTGTGATAGTAGCTGCAATGTAGCCGCTTAATCACAATAAATTGTGCATCATGTTAAAGTACTTAAATTCAAAGGGAGTTATTGATAGCAAACTCGTGGCTGTCATACTATACTATGCAGTGTTATTCTCCTAGCACATTTTTATTTCGGTAGGACCAATTATTTTACTCTGTATTGATGACAAACACATAATAACGATTATACTTTATGATGCAGTGTTAttctccttttgaatttttattttgataggaCCAAGTATATAACTCTGAATGTTGATGACAAACACATAATATATTGGGTTGGGGAGAAAAAGATTTGTTTAAATGTGGCTGACCTATCTCAGTCAGAAATATCGAAGATTTACTGGATTTGTGATACAACCTAGTTCATTATGTCAAGAATTCTAGTTCATAATGTTTCAGTGTTATGCAGTATTGGCTTAGAAAGAATTATGGGAAGGAATCATTTTCTCTTGGATT
Protein-coding sequences here:
- the LOC115743600 gene encoding DEAD-box ATP-dependent RNA helicase 38, which gives rise to MADANSASNNSSTNATDTRRSWGDEVEDDAEEQSAAPAAEQSSAPAAEQRAEPTTSADKAVAELDVDSLAIDESKKINKFLDEPEDSNIRAVTSGDTPYTSASSFEDLNLSPELLKGLYVEMKFEKPSKIQAISLPMILTPPYKNLIAQAHNGSGKTTCFVLGMLSRVDPNLKAPQALCICPTRELAIQNMEVLQKMGKYTGIFAEAAVPMDSTFYVATAKRAPVTAQIVIGTPGTIKKWMSLKKLGANFIKILVFDEADHMLAEDGFRDDSLRIMREIERANASCQVLLFSATFNDMVKDFVTKTVKDYNQLFVRKEELSLESVKQYKVHCPNELAKVSVIRDRIFELGENLGQTIIFVRTRQSAKNLHETLVNFGYEVTTIQGALRQEDRDKIVKEFRDGLTQVLISTDLLARGFDQQQINLVINYDLPVKHDKPSEPDYEVYLHRIGRAGRFGRKGAVFNLLCTERDMELMAKIENHFASRVAEVTPWNSEEEFKKALQAAGLL